The proteins below come from a single Rhizobium tropici CIAT 899 genomic window:
- a CDS encoding FUSC family protein has product MSIPSWREWLFSVKAFIAAIMALFIALSLDLPRPYWAMAAVYVVANPLAGATSSKGLYRALGTLIGATASVILIPLFVNAPELLSIVVALWTGTLLFISMLDRTSRSYVFMLAGYTLPLIALPTVGSPETIFDVALARSEEIIIGIVCASVVSAVVFPSSVGTVLGQRIGSWLDDAGTWADEILRGEGASPATPLKRQKLAADVSGLDLVISQLRYDAGSRDIVRHSRELRGRLLMLLPLFSSLADRLHALKAGGKPLPQELVVVLNEVADWLGQGGRGKADETAETLSRKIEELQEDDLDIGWDDLVRSSALARLKEIVDLWQDCLTLRAEIVSGQQVGAWRPAFRYRNVVGRSRHYDYALLAFSAGSVIAGIAVACFFWIYSGWADGAGFIAMVAVACSFFAALDRPAPFITTMFIWTAVSLVIACVYIFGVLPSISGFEMLVLVFAPPFLVMGLLITRPQTNMLGMLLAVNGASFIALQDRYTADFASFTNSAIAALAGVGFALVWTLLTRPFGSELAAWRLVRAGWRDLAETAAGIRRADHERLSGRILDRLGQLVPRLAGIEDRELKKVDGYADVRLGFNVLMLQKERGQLKPAAAASVSEVLIGVSDFYRSRLKAKRAVDPAEELRVSIDHSLEAVAQEKRDSARASLDALVGLRRALFPHAEPPASWRPPIADTTQPLPIAAE; this is encoded by the coding sequence ATGAGCATTCCATCCTGGCGCGAGTGGTTATTTTCCGTCAAAGCCTTCATTGCTGCGATCATGGCGCTGTTCATCGCGCTGTCGCTCGATCTGCCGCGTCCCTATTGGGCGATGGCTGCCGTTTATGTGGTCGCCAATCCGCTTGCCGGCGCGACCAGTTCCAAGGGACTTTACCGCGCGCTCGGCACGCTTATCGGTGCCACCGCGTCCGTGATCCTCATCCCACTCTTCGTCAATGCGCCCGAACTGCTTTCGATCGTGGTAGCACTCTGGACCGGCACGCTGCTGTTCATCTCTATGCTCGACCGCACCTCGCGCAGCTATGTCTTCATGCTGGCCGGCTATACCTTGCCGCTCATCGCGCTGCCGACCGTCGGCTCGCCCGAAACCATTTTCGATGTGGCGCTTGCCCGCTCCGAGGAGATTATTATCGGCATCGTCTGCGCGAGCGTGGTCAGCGCCGTCGTCTTTCCGAGCAGCGTCGGCACTGTGCTCGGCCAGCGCATAGGGTCCTGGCTGGATGACGCCGGCACCTGGGCGGATGAGATCCTGCGCGGCGAGGGCGCTTCGCCCGCAACACCCCTTAAGCGGCAGAAGCTCGCCGCCGACGTTTCCGGCCTGGATCTCGTCATCAGCCAGTTGCGCTATGATGCCGGCAGCCGTGACATCGTCAGGCATTCGCGCGAGCTGCGCGGCCGCCTGCTGATGCTGCTGCCGCTCTTCTCCTCACTTGCCGACCGCCTGCACGCCTTGAAGGCCGGTGGCAAGCCGTTACCGCAGGAATTGGTCGTTGTTTTGAACGAGGTGGCCGATTGGCTGGGGCAGGGTGGTCGCGGCAAGGCCGACGAGACCGCTGAGACCTTGTCGCGGAAGATCGAGGAGTTGCAGGAGGACGACCTCGATATCGGTTGGGACGATCTCGTCCGGTCGAGCGCGCTCGCTCGCCTCAAGGAAATTGTCGACTTGTGGCAGGATTGCCTGACGCTGCGCGCTGAGATCGTCTCGGGACAGCAGGTCGGCGCCTGGCGTCCCGCCTTCCGCTACCGCAATGTCGTCGGTCGCAGCAGGCATTATGATTACGCCCTGCTTGCCTTCTCGGCCGGTAGCGTCATCGCCGGGATCGCCGTCGCCTGCTTCTTCTGGATCTATTCCGGCTGGGCGGATGGTGCCGGCTTCATCGCCATGGTGGCCGTTGCCTGCTCGTTTTTCGCCGCGCTCGATCGTCCCGCACCCTTCATCACCACCATGTTCATCTGGACCGCGGTGAGCCTGGTCATCGCCTGCGTCTATATCTTCGGCGTGTTGCCGTCGATTTCCGGCTTCGAGATGCTGGTGCTGGTCTTTGCGCCGCCCTTCCTGGTGATGGGGCTGCTGATTACGCGCCCGCAAACCAACATGCTCGGCATGCTGCTGGCGGTGAACGGCGCAAGTTTCATCGCGCTGCAGGATCGTTACACCGCCGATTTCGCCAGCTTCACCAACAGTGCGATCGCTGCTCTGGCCGGTGTTGGTTTCGCCTTGGTCTGGACTTTGCTTACACGCCCATTTGGTTCCGAGCTTGCCGCCTGGCGGTTGGTCCGGGCCGGCTGGAGAGATCTGGCCGAAACTGCCGCCGGTATCCGCCGCGCCGATCATGAACGCCTCTCAGGTCGCATCCTTGATCGCCTGGGCCAGCTCGTGCCCCGCCTTGCAGGCATCGAGGACCGCGAACTGAAGAAGGTGGACGGCTATGCCGATGTCCGTCTCGGCTTCAATGTGCTGATGCTGCAGAAGGAGCGCGGCCAATTGAAGCCCGCTGCCGCCGCATCCGTCAGCGAAGTCCTGATCGGCGTGTCGGATTTCTATCGTTCGCGGCTGAAGGCAAAACGAGCCGTGGATCCGGCCGAAGAACTGCGTGTATCGATCGACCATAGCCTCGAAGCGGTCGCGCAGGAAAAGCGAGATTCCGCTCGGGCGAGCCTTGATGCGCTGGTCGGCCTTCGCCGGGCGCTTTTCCCGCATGCCGAACCGCCGGCGAGCTGGCGACCGCCCATAGCGGATACAACCCAACCTCTCCCCATTGCCGCCGAGTAA
- a CDS encoding DUF1656 domain-containing protein, producing the protein MPAEFDLYGVYIPRLLVLMLLTLFVVIILRRLLAWIGVYTLVWHRGLFDLALYVLLLGAVSSVSRWYFT; encoded by the coding sequence ATGCCCGCAGAATTCGATCTTTATGGCGTCTATATCCCGCGCCTTCTCGTTCTCATGCTCTTGACCTTGTTTGTCGTCATTATCCTTCGGCGCCTGCTCGCATGGATCGGAGTCTACACTCTGGTCTGGCATCGCGGCCTCTTCGATCTCGCGCTTTACGTCCTGCTGCTCGGCGCGGTCTCCTCAGTCTCTCGTTGGTACTTCACATGA
- a CDS encoding efflux RND transporter periplasmic adaptor subunit, translated as MNALKLIGRVAVTLIFVITAVYVGRHLWGHYMDEPWTRDARLRADVVGIAPDVSGLVSEVLVKDNQAVRKGDVLFRVDRDRFAIALEQADAALASSKAALEQAQRESARQARLGDAASLQQKEQALTTVQQDEAAVRQATANRELAQLNLDRSEVRATVNGTISNLSLRPGDYVSAGTAKVALIDSDSLRVEGYFEETKLPRIHIGNEVYIHLMGQTEKLTGHVESIAYGIEDRERTSGSLLANITPTFSWVRLAQRVPVRIVLDKVPDGTKLIAGLTATVEVQEQSQAKIASAAE; from the coding sequence ATGAACGCGTTAAAACTCATCGGCCGCGTCGCCGTTACACTCATTTTCGTTATTACCGCTGTCTATGTCGGCCGCCATCTCTGGGGTCATTATATGGACGAGCCCTGGACGCGCGATGCGCGCCTGAGGGCCGATGTCGTCGGCATCGCGCCTGACGTCTCCGGCCTGGTGAGCGAGGTCCTCGTCAAGGACAATCAGGCCGTCAGGAAAGGCGATGTCCTCTTCCGCGTCGATCGCGATCGCTTTGCCATCGCTCTCGAACAGGCGGATGCAGCGCTTGCAAGCAGCAAGGCGGCTCTCGAACAGGCCCAGCGTGAAAGCGCGCGGCAGGCGCGTCTCGGCGATGCCGCCTCCCTGCAGCAGAAGGAGCAGGCGCTGACCACCGTGCAGCAGGATGAAGCCGCCGTTCGTCAGGCAACTGCCAATCGCGAACTCGCCCAGCTCAATCTCGACCGCTCCGAGGTTCGCGCCACCGTTAACGGCACGATCTCGAACCTCAGCCTGCGTCCGGGTGATTATGTCTCTGCCGGCACGGCCAAGGTCGCGTTGATCGACAGCGATTCCCTGCGCGTCGAAGGCTATTTCGAGGAAACCAAGCTACCGCGCATTCATATCGGTAACGAGGTTTATATCCATCTGATGGGCCAGACTGAAAAGCTGACGGGCCACGTCGAAAGCATCGCCTATGGCATCGAGGACCGTGAACGCACCTCCGGCAGCCTGCTTGCCAACATCACGCCGACCTTCAGCTGGGTACGGCTGGCGCAGCGTGTGCCGGTGCGTATCGTTCTCGACAAGGTGCCCGACGGCACGAAGCTGATCGCCGGCCTGACGGCAACCGTCGAGGTGCAGGAACAGAGCCAGGCGAAGATCGCCAGCGCTGCGGAATGA
- the msrQ gene encoding protein-methionine-sulfoxide reductase heme-binding subunit MsrQ, translating to MVLSFALPKRWQPASVWALYFVGLLPAAWEFYLGATDQLGADAVKTFELFLGLWAIRFLLLTLAVTPLRDLFGWNYLRYRRALGLLCFYYALMHLTVYMVLDQALDVQAVIDDVLKRPFIMFGMAGLVMLLALAVTSNNFSIKRLGKKWIWLHRLVYIIAACGALHFALSTKVLSVEQFIYIGLLIAMILYRSYRPIMMERRRAARKPVAASSSRAA from the coding sequence ATGGTCCTCTCCTTCGCTCTTCCCAAGCGTTGGCAACCCGCCTCCGTCTGGGCGCTCTACTTTGTCGGGCTTTTACCGGCGGCTTGGGAATTCTATCTCGGGGCGACGGACCAGCTCGGCGCCGATGCCGTCAAGACCTTCGAGCTTTTCCTGGGGCTGTGGGCGATCCGCTTCCTGCTGCTGACGCTTGCGGTGACGCCGCTTCGCGATCTCTTCGGCTGGAACTATCTGCGCTATCGCCGCGCGCTCGGCCTCCTCTGTTTCTACTACGCGCTGATGCATCTGACCGTCTATATGGTCCTCGACCAGGCGCTGGACGTACAGGCGGTCATCGACGACGTGCTGAAGCGGCCTTTCATCATGTTCGGCATGGCGGGGCTCGTCATGCTGCTGGCCTTGGCTGTCACCTCGAACAATTTCTCGATCAAGCGTCTCGGCAAGAAATGGATCTGGCTGCATCGCCTCGTCTATATCATCGCTGCCTGCGGTGCCCTGCACTTTGCGCTATCGACCAAAGTCCTCTCGGTGGAGCAATTCATCTATATCGGCCTGCTGATCGCGATGATCCTCTACAGATCCTACCGTCCGATCATGATGGAAAGACGCCGGGCGGCGCGCAAGCCGGTTGCGGCTTCGAGTTCCAGAGCGGCCTGA
- the msrP gene encoding protein-methionine-sulfoxide reductase catalytic subunit MsrP, translating to MAAYRPPKIASSEITPRSVYRKRREFLTAAAAGIGMAAIGGKAALAEALTATKSNYTVNEKLTPIKDVTTYNNFYEFGLDKSDPANLSGKFKPRPWTIKVDGMVNKPGTFDVDALIKEFPPEERVYRMRCVEAWSMVIPWDGFQLSALLDKVEPQGSAKYVAFETVVRPEEMPGQSGLLQSLNWPYVEGLRLDEARNPLTLLAVGLYGETLPNQNGAPIRLVVPWKYGFKGIKSIVRITLTDKQPINTWQATNSQEYGFYANVNPAVDHPRWSQATERRIGEGGFFGSNRHPTLPFNGYADQVASLYSGMDLRVNF from the coding sequence ATGGCCGCGTATCGCCCGCCGAAAATCGCATCCTCCGAGATTACACCCCGCTCCGTCTATCGGAAGCGCCGCGAGTTCCTGACGGCCGCAGCGGCCGGCATCGGCATGGCGGCTATCGGCGGCAAGGCGGCGCTGGCAGAGGCGCTGACGGCCACCAAGAGCAATTACACGGTCAATGAGAAGCTGACGCCGATCAAGGATGTCACCACCTACAACAATTTCTACGAATTCGGCCTCGACAAGTCCGATCCGGCCAACCTCTCGGGCAAGTTCAAGCCACGTCCCTGGACGATCAAGGTCGACGGCATGGTCAACAAGCCCGGCACGTTCGATGTCGATGCCTTGATCAAGGAATTTCCCCCGGAAGAGCGCGTCTATCGCATGCGCTGCGTCGAAGCCTGGTCGATGGTCATTCCATGGGACGGCTTCCAGCTCTCCGCCCTGCTCGACAAGGTGGAGCCGCAGGGCAGCGCCAAATATGTAGCCTTCGAGACCGTGGTGCGGCCGGAAGAAATGCCGGGGCAGTCGGGCCTCCTGCAATCCCTGAACTGGCCCTATGTCGAGGGCCTGCGTCTGGACGAGGCGCGCAACCCGCTGACGCTGCTTGCCGTCGGCCTCTATGGCGAGACCCTGCCGAACCAGAACGGCGCGCCAATCCGGCTCGTCGTGCCGTGGAAATACGGCTTCAAGGGCATCAAGTCGATCGTCCGCATTACGCTCACCGACAAGCAGCCGATCAATACCTGGCAGGCGACGAACAGCCAGGAATATGGCTTCTATGCCAACGTCAATCCGGCCGTCGACCATCCGCGCTGGAGCCAGGCGACGGAGCGGCGCATCGGCGAAGGCGGCTTCTTCGGCTCGAACCGTCATCCCACCCTGCCCTTCAACGGCTATGCCGATCAGGTCGCCAGCCTCTATAGCGGCATGGATCTCAGGGTGAATTTCTGA
- the ilvD gene encoding dihydroxy-acid dehydratase → MPAYRSRTTTHGRNMAGARGLWRATGMKDSDFGKPIIAVVNSFTQFVPGHVHLKDLGQLVAREIEAAGGVAKEFNTIAVDDGIAMGHDGMLYSLPSRELIADSVEYMVNAHCADAMVCISNCDKITPGMLMASLRLNIPTVFVSGGPMEAGKVVLHGKKVALDLVDAMVAAADDKISDEDVQVIERSACPTCGSCSGMFTANSMNCLTEALGLSLPGNGSTLATHADRKRLFVEAGHLIVDLARRYYEQDDASILPRSVASKQAFENAMALDIAMGGSTNTVLHILAAAHEGEVDFTMADIDALSRRVPCLSKVAPAKSDVHMEDVHRAGGIMSILGELDKGGLINRDCPTVHAETLGDAIDRWDITRTNSESVREFFRAAPGGVPTQVAFSQSSRWDELDTDREKGVIRSVEHPFSKDGGLAVLKGNLALDGCIVKTAGVDESILKFSGPAKVFESQDAAVKGILSSEVKAGDVVVIRYEGPKGGPGMQEMLYPTSYLKSKGLGKACALITDGRFSGGTSGLSIGHASPEAANGGTIGLVREGDMIDIDIPNRTINLRVDDKELAVRREAQNAKGWHPAEPRKRNVTTALKAYAAFATSADRGAVRDLGGK, encoded by the coding sequence ATGCCAGCTTATCGTTCCAGAACAACCACCCACGGCCGCAACATGGCCGGCGCGCGCGGCCTTTGGCGTGCGACGGGTATGAAGGACAGCGATTTCGGCAAGCCAATCATTGCGGTGGTCAATTCCTTCACCCAGTTCGTGCCCGGCCACGTTCACCTCAAGGATCTCGGCCAGCTCGTTGCCCGCGAAATCGAAGCTGCCGGCGGCGTTGCCAAGGAATTCAACACCATCGCCGTCGATGATGGTATCGCCATGGGCCATGACGGCATGCTTTATTCGTTGCCATCACGCGAGCTGATCGCCGATAGCGTCGAGTATATGGTCAATGCCCATTGCGCCGACGCCATGGTCTGCATCTCCAACTGCGACAAGATCACCCCCGGCATGCTGATGGCCTCGCTGCGCCTCAATATCCCGACGGTCTTCGTGTCCGGCGGCCCGATGGAAGCCGGCAAGGTCGTTCTGCATGGCAAGAAGGTCGCCCTCGACCTGGTCGATGCCATGGTCGCCGCGGCTGACGACAAGATCAGCGACGAAGACGTCCAGGTCATCGAGCGCTCTGCCTGTCCGACCTGCGGCTCGTGCTCGGGCATGTTCACCGCCAATTCGATGAACTGCCTAACCGAGGCGCTCGGTCTGTCGCTGCCGGGCAACGGCTCGACGCTCGCCACCCACGCCGACCGCAAGCGCCTCTTCGTCGAAGCCGGCCATCTGATCGTCGATCTCGCCCGCCGTTACTACGAGCAGGACGATGCCTCCATCCTGCCGCGCTCCGTTGCCTCCAAGCAGGCCTTCGAGAACGCCATGGCCCTCGATATCGCCATGGGCGGTTCGACGAATACGGTTCTGCACATTCTGGCCGCCGCGCACGAAGGCGAAGTCGATTTCACCATGGCCGACATCGACGCGCTGTCGCGCCGCGTCCCGTGCCTGTCCAAGGTTGCGCCTGCCAAGAGCGACGTTCACATGGAAGACGTGCATCGCGCCGGCGGCATTATGTCGATCCTCGGCGAGCTCGATAAGGGCGGTCTCATCAACCGCGATTGCCCGACGGTTCATGCCGAAACGCTCGGCGACGCCATCGACCGTTGGGACATCACCCGTACCAACAGCGAAAGCGTACGCGAATTCTTCCGCGCGGCTCCGGGTGGCGTTCCGACGCAGGTTGCCTTCAGCCAGAGCTCCCGCTGGGATGAACTCGATACGGACCGCGAGAAGGGCGTCATCCGCTCCGTCGAGCATCCCTTTTCCAAGGATGGCGGCCTGGCCGTCCTCAAAGGCAATCTGGCGCTTGACGGCTGCATCGTGAAGACGGCCGGTGTCGATGAATCGATCCTGAAGTTCTCCGGCCCGGCCAAGGTCTTCGAAAGCCAGGACGCTGCCGTCAAGGGCATCCTCAGCAGCGAAGTGAAGGCCGGCGACGTGGTCGTCATCCGATACGAAGGCCCAAAGGGCGGCCCCGGTATGCAGGAAATGCTCTATCCGACGAGCTACCTGAAGTCGAAGGGCCTCGGCAAGGCCTGCGCGCTGATCACAGACGGCCGCTTCTCCGGCGGCACCTCGGGCTTGTCGATCGGCCATGCTTCGCCGGAAGCGGCCAATGGCGGTACGATCGGTCTGGTGCGCGAAGGCGACATGATCGACATCGACATCCCGAACCGCACCATCAACTTGCGCGTTGATGACAAGGAACTTGCGGTTCGCCGCGAAGCTCAGAACGCCAAGGGCTGGCATCCGGCCGAACCGCGTAAGCGCAATGTGACGACGGCACTCAAGGCCTATGCTGCTTTTGCGACGAGCGCCGATCGCGGTGCTGTTCGCGACCTGGGTGGCAAGTAA
- a CDS encoding lysozyme inhibitor LprI family protein: MRSIHLAAATFLVSLGMAGASHAASFDCEAQNLKPDEKTICDVRALNDADVRMVTTFDLLSGLLAMGARGTMQDQQTEWLKKRQACGADVACLTSSYQERQKELNDAYKQINRPL, encoded by the coding sequence ATGCGATCGATCCATCTTGCCGCCGCCACTTTCCTCGTTTCGCTGGGCATGGCCGGCGCCTCTCACGCCGCCAGCTTCGATTGCGAGGCGCAGAACCTGAAGCCGGACGAGAAGACGATCTGCGATGTGAGGGCGCTCAACGATGCCGACGTGAGAATGGTGACGACCTTCGACTTGCTTTCCGGGCTGCTTGCCATGGGTGCGCGTGGCACAATGCAGGACCAGCAGACCGAATGGCTGAAAAAGCGGCAGGCCTGCGGAGCGGATGTGGCGTGCCTGACCTCGTCCTATCAGGAGCGTCAGAAAGAGCTGAACGACGCCTACAAGCAGATCAATCGACCGCTGTAA
- a CDS encoding DegQ family serine endoprotease, translating into MHVLLKRTAVSMIALVMAMPLSAEAQTAKTLPQSQTQMQLSFAPLVKQTSGAVVNVYAERVVQRQSPFAGDPFFEQFFGQRMPNRTEKQSSLGSGVIVEANGTVITNNHVVDGADDIKIALSDGREFPCKVVLKDDRVDLAVLKIQSKNESFPVLPLGNSDGIEVGDLVLAIGNPFGVGQTVTSGIVSALARNQVKNEVGFFIQTDASINPGNSGGALVDMTGELIGLNTAIFSQGGGSNGIGFAIPANLVKVFLAAADRGDKAFERPYIGASFEPVTSDVAEALGLDKVRGALVTKVVDGGPAAKAGLKPGEVITALNNISIEHPDALGYRLTTAGLGATVALTVLDNGKEHQATMTLAAAPESTPRDERVIDGNNPFSGATVANLSPRVADDLHMPPDSTGVVIESLKQNSPADRLGFAARDIVISINGVAINTTEILQKTVTSNPSFWRVEIERDGQRIRQFFR; encoded by the coding sequence ATGCATGTCCTCCTGAAGCGCACTGCCGTTTCGATGATTGCCCTCGTCATGGCGATGCCGCTTTCCGCTGAGGCTCAAACGGCAAAGACGCTGCCGCAAAGCCAGACGCAGATGCAGCTTTCCTTCGCTCCGCTGGTCAAGCAGACCTCCGGCGCCGTGGTGAATGTCTATGCCGAGCGTGTGGTGCAGCGTCAGTCGCCCTTCGCCGGCGATCCCTTCTTCGAGCAGTTTTTCGGTCAGCGCATGCCGAATCGCACCGAGAAGCAATCTTCGCTCGGGTCCGGCGTCATCGTGGAGGCGAATGGCACCGTCATCACCAACAACCACGTCGTCGACGGTGCTGACGATATCAAGATCGCGCTTTCGGACGGCCGCGAATTTCCCTGCAAGGTCGTTCTGAAGGACGATCGCGTCGATCTTGCCGTCTTGAAGATCCAGTCGAAGAACGAGAGCTTCCCGGTTCTGCCGCTCGGCAATTCCGACGGCATCGAAGTGGGCGATCTCGTGCTTGCGATCGGCAATCCCTTCGGCGTGGGCCAGACGGTCACGAGCGGTATCGTCTCTGCGCTCGCCCGTAACCAGGTCAAGAACGAGGTTGGCTTCTTCATCCAGACCGATGCGTCGATCAACCCTGGCAATTCGGGCGGTGCGCTCGTCGACATGACCGGCGAGCTGATCGGGCTGAATACGGCGATCTTCTCCCAGGGGGGCGGCTCCAACGGTATCGGCTTTGCCATTCCCGCCAATCTGGTCAAAGTCTTTCTCGCCGCTGCCGATCGCGGCGACAAGGCCTTCGAGCGCCCCTATATCGGTGCCTCCTTCGAGCCGGTGACATCGGACGTCGCCGAAGCGCTTGGCCTCGACAAGGTGCGCGGTGCGTTGGTAACGAAGGTGGTCGACGGTGGCCCTGCTGCCAAGGCCGGCCTCAAGCCCGGCGAAGTGATCACAGCCCTGAACAATATCTCGATCGAGCATCCCGATGCGCTCGGCTATCGCCTGACGACGGCCGGTCTCGGCGCGACGGTGGCATTGACGGTGCTGGATAACGGCAAAGAACATCAGGCGACGATGACGCTGGCCGCAGCGCCAGAATCGACACCGCGCGACGAGCGGGTGATCGACGGCAATAATCCTTTCTCTGGCGCGACCGTTGCCAATCTCTCGCCGCGCGTTGCCGATGATCTGCATATGCCGCCGGATTCCACGGGCGTCGTCATCGAGAGCCTCAAGCAGAACTCGCCGGCCGACAGGCTTGGATTTGCCGCCCGCGATATCGTCATCTCCATCAATGGCGTGGCGATCAACACGACGGAAATCCTTCAGAAGACCGTCACGTCAAACCCCAGCTTCTGGCGCGTCGAGATCGAGCGTGACGGCCAGCGTATCCGGCAGTTCTTCCGATGA
- a CDS encoding replication-associated recombination protein A → MSNDLFAPRIPEEVANKRPLADRLRPQTLAEVTGQEHLTGEDGVLRRMIEAGSLGSMIFWGPPGTGKTTVARLLSGEAGLAFEQISAIFSGVADLKKVFEAARLRRMDGRQTLLFVDEIHRFNRAQQDSFLPVMEDGTVILVGATTENPSFELNAALLSRARVLTFRSHDEESLEELLRRAETVEGKPLPLTEDARASLIRMADGDGRSVLTLAEEVWRAARKDELFDPDMLVKIVQRRAPVYDKAQDGHYNLISALHKSVRGSDPDAALYYLARMFDAGEDPLYLGRRLVRMAVEDIGLADPQALVICNAAKDAYDYLGSPEGELALAQACVYLATAPKSNAVYTAFKAATQAAKQNGSLLPPKHILNAPTKLMRTEGYGDGYRYDHDEPDAFSGQNYFPEKMGRQTFYDPPERGFEREIRKRLDWWAKLRKERGER, encoded by the coding sequence ATGAGCAATGACCTGTTTGCACCGCGGATACCGGAGGAGGTCGCCAACAAGCGGCCTCTCGCCGATCGTCTGCGGCCGCAGACATTGGCCGAAGTCACCGGTCAGGAACATTTGACCGGTGAGGATGGTGTATTGCGTCGGATGATCGAGGCGGGTTCGCTTGGATCGATGATCTTCTGGGGACCGCCCGGCACCGGCAAGACGACCGTTGCAAGGCTTCTTTCGGGCGAGGCGGGTCTTGCCTTCGAGCAGATTTCGGCAATCTTCTCCGGCGTCGCCGATCTCAAGAAGGTGTTCGAGGCGGCACGTCTGCGCCGCATGGATGGCCGCCAGACCCTGCTGTTCGTCGACGAGATCCATCGTTTCAATCGCGCGCAGCAGGATAGCTTCCTGCCCGTCATGGAAGACGGCACCGTCATTCTCGTCGGGGCGACGACGGAAAATCCCTCTTTCGAACTCAACGCCGCTCTTCTCTCCCGCGCCCGTGTCCTGACGTTTCGCTCGCATGACGAGGAAAGCCTGGAAGAGCTGCTGCGCCGGGCCGAGACGGTGGAGGGCAAGCCGCTGCCGTTGACGGAGGATGCCCGTGCCAGCCTGATCCGCATGGCCGATGGCGATGGCCGCTCGGTGCTGACGCTGGCGGAAGAGGTCTGGCGTGCCGCGCGCAAGGACGAGCTTTTCGATCCCGATATGCTGGTCAAGATCGTCCAGCGCCGCGCTCCAGTCTATGACAAGGCGCAGGATGGGCATTACAATCTGATTTCTGCGCTGCATAAGTCGGTTCGTGGCTCTGATCCGGATGCCGCGCTCTATTATCTCGCCCGCATGTTCGATGCCGGTGAAGATCCGCTTTATCTCGGACGTCGGCTGGTGCGCATGGCGGTGGAGGATATCGGGCTTGCCGATCCGCAGGCTCTGGTCATCTGCAATGCTGCCAAGGATGCCTATGATTATCTCGGGTCGCCTGAAGGTGAATTGGCGTTGGCGCAGGCCTGCGTCTACCTGGCCACCGCCCCGAAATCCAATGCCGTCTATACGGCCTTCAAGGCCGCGACCCAGGCCGCGAAGCAGAACGGCTCGCTGCTGCCGCCGAAACACATCCTGAACGCGCCCACGAAACTGATGCGCACGGAAGGCTATGGCGATGGCTATCGCTACGATCACGACGAGCCGGATGCTTTTTCAGGGCAGAATTACTTCCCGGAGAAGATGGGTCGCCAGACCTTCTACGATCCGCCGGAACGGGGCTTCGAGCGTGAAATCCGCAAGCGGCTGGATTGGTGGGCGAAGCTGCGCAAGGAGCGTGGCGAGCGCTAG
- a CDS encoding DUF1883 domain-containing protein encodes MSKPAFRYSHYDLGEQRAGTVIEITLSAIANVRLMNGSNFERFTETLKHQFLGGVAKKSPIRLVIPDAGHWHLVVDMEGHKSLAESSVKMVDRVTVPRMQKA; translated from the coding sequence ATGTCGAAGCCTGCCTTCCGCTATAGCCACTACGATCTCGGGGAACAGCGCGCCGGAACAGTGATCGAAATCACGCTCTCGGCCATTGCCAATGTCAGGCTGATGAATGGCTCGAATTTCGAGCGCTTCACCGAAACGCTGAAACATCAGTTTCTCGGCGGTGTCGCCAAGAAATCGCCGATACGGCTGGTCATTCCGGATGCCGGCCATTGGCATCTGGTGGTCGATATGGAAGGTCATAAGAGCCTGGCTGAATCAAGCGTCAAAATGGTGGACAGGGTAACCGTTCCACGCATGCAAAAAGCATAG